The Amycolatopsis umgeniensis DNA segment CGCATCCCGACCATCCACGCGCCGGTGACGAAGATCGTCGCGACGATGTCGCCCGCGTCCAGCACCGGCAGCACGGTCGGCGCGGCCAGAAGGATGAAGAACGCGCCGCTGAAAGGGAAAGTGGCGCCGACGCCGGCGTTCCCGGACAGCACGAGGGCCGCTGTTTCGCCACTGGCCTTGGACCGCTTCATCCAGGGGATGGTGATCGACCCGACCGTGGCGACGATCGCGGCGCCGTTGTGGGCGACAGCGCCGAACAGTCCCGAGGCGACGGTGGCCGCGTACGCCGACCCTCCTCGGCGTCGGCCGAGGAACGAGCTGAGGATGTCCACCATCCGCTGCACCAGGCCGGTCCTGGTGAGCAGTTCGCTGACGAAGACGAACGCCAGCGCGGCGAAGGTGATCTCGGATTTGAGCCCGTCGACCAGGCTTTTCCAGGCGACGGCGAAGAAGTCCGTGCCCGCGAACGCGGCGGTGACGAGGAAGCCGACCACCATCGCTTCGCCGATGTTGCGTTTGAAGACCGCGTTCCACACGACGATGGCGGCGATGAACGCGCCCAGCGCCAGGATCGCGTTCATCCGCGAGCCCGGGACGAGTCGTCGGTGACGAGGCCGGCGTCGCGGTAGGCGACCTTCGCCTCCGGTCCGGACAGGAACCGCAGGAGGTCCGCGGCTTCGGGCGGGGCCGCGCAGCCGAGCGCGATGGAGAGTTCGCTGTAGTGCTGGGCCCCGTCGGGGAGCGGGCCGACGATCCGGGCCTGCGGGACGAACTTCAGTTCGCTGATCTGCTGGACGGCGAGGTCGGCGCGGCCGTCGGTGACGGCGAGCGCGGTGAAGCCCTTCTCGACGATGGTGGCCCGTGCGTTCACCTCGTCGGCGACGCCCAGGTCCTGGATCAGCCGCGCGAAGTGGATGCCGCTCGCGCCGCTGCGCGAGTACGCGACGGAGCGTGCCGAGGTGAGGGCCGTGCGGAGAGTGTCCACCGTGCCGATGTCGGGGCTGTCGAGCTCCGGTGCGGTGGCGATACCGATACCGCTTTTCGCCAGCACCACACGGGAATCGGGGGTGATCGCGCCGGCTGGCGTTAGTCCGGCGAAGGCACTGGACACCGCGATCACGACGTCGGGCTTGGCGCCGTCGCGGATCTTTTCGACCAGGAGGGTGGTGGGGTCGAACGTGACGTCGACCTCGACCGCGTGTTTCTTCTCGAACGCGTGGAGCAGCACGTCGTCGAGTGCTTTCTTGACGGACAGGGCGCTGAAGAGGGTGATCATGGGGTGTCCCTTCGAACGGGTGGGAAGTGGAGGGCGTCGCGCTGGCGATCGGTCAGCGGACGGGCGGAAAGGCCTCGCAGGAGCAGGAAGATCTCCGCGGTGTGCTCGAGTTCTTCGAGGGCGTCCAGTGCGGTGTCGAGGTTCGTCCCGGCGACCACCGGGCCGTGGTTGGCGAGCAGCAGCGCCGGATGATCGACGGCGGCGCGAGCGATCGGCTCGCTGACGCCGGGGTCGCCTGGCGGGTGGTAGGGGAGCAGGGGGAGGCGGCCGACCCGCATCGCGAAGTACGCGGTCAGCGGCGGGATGGCGTCGTCCGGGTCGAGGCCGTCCAGGCAGGAGACGGCGGCGGAATGCGTCGAGTGGGTGTGCACGACCGCGTTGTCGGAAGGCCGCTGCCGCAGCACGATCGCGTGGAAGAAGGCTTCCTTCGACGGCGGCGGGCCGGCGAGGTGGTTTCCGTCGGCGTCGATGACCGACAGATCTCCCGGCCGCACGGTGCCGAGGCAGGCCCCGGTGGGCGTGACGAGGATCTGTTCGCCGTGGCGCACCGAGATGTTGCCCGTGCGGCCGTGGGTGAGCCCGCGGTCGTACAGCGAACGGGCCGCGGCGATGACGCGTTCGCGGTGGAGCCTGTCGCCGCTCACGAGGCGGATGCCGTCGCGAGAAGGTCCGGTTCACCGAAGTTGCCCGACTTGAGCAACAAGGCGGGATGACGGTCGCCGACGGGGTGGATCCACGGCACCCCGGATGCGGCTTCCGAACCGATGACACCGCCGCGGACGCCGAGTGCGGTGACGATCGCGCCGGAGGTCTCACCACCCGCGGCCACGAGACGGCGGACACCGCGTCCGGCGAGGCCGAGGGCGATGAGCCCGGTCGCTTCCTCCAGGATTCCGGCCGACCGTGCGACGCCCAGTTTCTCTTGCGTGCGTTGGAGATCCGCCGGATTCGACGACGAGTAGACCAAAGGCCCGACGGCGTCGGTCAAGGAGTCGTACCAGGCGAGGGCTCCCGCCGCGAGGGCGTCCGGATCCGGCGTCGCCACCGGGTCGAGCCGGTGCGCGGGACGGCCCAGCCGCAGCATGACGGCGATTTGCTCCAGTGTTCGCGCCGAGCAACTTCCGGACAGCACCACGGCCGGACCGGTCGGTGCGTGCGTGCCGCTCGCCAGGGGAGTGCCGGAGGTTCGCGCGGTCGCGAGTCCGGCCGCGAGGCCTGCCGCACCCGCGACGAGCGGCGAGTTCACCGCCACCCGGCCCAGCAGGCGCAGGTCTTCTTCGGTGAGCGCGTCGACGAGGACGTAGCCACTGTGGCCGTCGATCGCTTCGCGCACGGCGGTTTCACCGCGACGGACGACGTCGTGCGTGACGAGGAAGACCGGTGTGGTGGTCTGCGCCCGCAGCAGCCGAGGCAGGTGCGAGTCCGTCATCGGGGTCGCGGGATGGTCGCGCAGCGGCGATTCGGCCAGCAGGGTGTCACCGACGAAGAGGTGTCCTTGGTACTGCGTGCGCCCGTGCTCCGGCGAACTCGGCGTCATCAAGACCCTGCTGGACGACGTCGCCTGCGACAGCGCGTCGAGAACCGGGCCGATGTTGCCGCGCGGCGTCGAGTCGAAGGTGGAGCAGTACTTGAAGTAGATCTGCTCCGCATTCCGGTTTCGCAGCCACTCCAATGCTTCCATGGACGACGAGACCGCGTCCGCGGCCGGGATCGCGCGGCTCTTGAGGGCGATCACGATCGCGTCGTGTGGCGGAAGCACCTCGGCTTCGGGTGGCACGCCGAAGAACAGCAGGGTGCGCAGGCCGCCGCGGCGAAAGGCGACCGCGACGTCGGTGGCGCCGGTGAAGTCGTCGGCGATCGCGCCGAGCACGCCGGTCATTCCCCGATCACCGCCCTCAATCTCGCCGCGGCGCTGCGCGGCCCGGACACGACCGGCACACCGAGCGCCGCGGACAGCTCCTCCGCGGCCGGAGCGAGGGAGTACTGGGCGAGCAGGACGAGGTCCCAGCCGGCGGCCGACGCCCGGCAGGTTTCGACGAGCTCGTCCGGTGCCAGTACTCCGCCGATCTCGACGACGGCCCCGTTTTCGCGCGCAGCCTGCTCGAAACGCGCCGTCGAGTCGCTCAGGGCCGAAGCGAGCGAGGCGACCACCAGGATCCTGCTGTGACCGCTGGACAGCGCGTCGTCGAAGGCCGCTTCGTCCGGAGCCAAGAGCGGGATCGGAGCGTCGACCTGCTTCGTGACCTCGCCGTAGAGCGAGCAGGTGAGCAGCACTCCGTCGGCGCCGCCGGTGATCGCGTAGCCGATGAGGCGGCGCATCCGGTCGTCCAAAGCCGGGGTGCGGCCATGCTCGCCGACGTCGGCCAGCAGCCGATCGTCGAGGATGTTCCACGGCTGGGCCTGTGGGAATCCCGTCGCCAGCGCGGCGACGGCGGGCGGGATGGCGGCGGGCGTGGCGCTGATCAGCGCGATGCGCGGGCTCATCGGATCTGCTCCTTGATCCAGTCCAGCCCCGTTTCGGTGCTGGTGGCGGGCTGGTACTCGCAGCCGATCCACCCCTGGTAGCCCCCGGACGTCAAGGTGTCGAAGACGTCGGTCCAGGGGATGCCACCGGTGCCGGGTTCGGCCCGGCCGGGCGAGTCGGCGATCTGCACGTGAGCGGTCCGGGGCAGGAACTCCCGCAGCGCCGCGACAACGTCCTTCTCGTCGATCGAGGCGTGGTAGACGTCGAAGAGCAGGCTCACGTGGTCCTCGTCGACCGCGTCGACCACCGCGGCCGCGTGTGCCTGATCGTCGAGGACGAAGCCTGGCGCGTCTTGTTTGTTCTGTGCCTCCAGCAGCAGTCGGACGCCGCTGCCGCGCGCCTGATCCGCCGCCCACGCGATGTTCGCGACGTACTGCGCGAACGCACGGTCCCGCGAGATGTCGGCGGGCCGGATCCCGGCGGGCAGGTGCAGGAAGGAACTGCCCAAGGCCACGGCGTACTCGAGCCCGAGTTCCACGCCGGTGCGGAACTCGGCCGCCCGGCCGGGGAGGCATGCGTAGCCGAGCCGCTCGGGAGAGCCGGGCTCGCCGGTGGGGGAGTTGACGAGGATCTGGGTCAGGCCCGCGTCGGCGAGGCGCCGGACGAGTGCGGCGGCGGGGAAGGGGTACGGCGAGGCGTACTCGACGGCCGTGAAACCCGCCGCCGCGGCCGCGTCGAAGCGCTGTTCGAAGGGGATTTCCGTGAACAGCCACTTGAGATTGGCGTCCAGGCGAAGTCCATTGTGGAGGATCATCGGCGGTACCCGGGATTGGCGAGGTTGCCGGGGGTGCGGCCCTGGAGGGCGTCGATCACCTGCTGGGCGGCCATCAGGCTCGACCGGGACCGGGCCTGTTCCGTCGCGGCCCCGATATGGGCGGTGACCACGACGTTGTCGAGGCCGCGCAGCCTGCTGTCGAGTGGCAAGGGCTCCTCCGTGAGCACGTCCAGGGCGGCGCCCGCCAGCACGCCGTTCTCCAGCGCGTCGGCGAGGGCTTCCTCGTCGACCACCTCGCCGCGCGCCGTGTTGATCAGGAAAGCCCCGGGTTTGATCTTTCGCAGCGCGGACGCGTCGATCAGGTGACGGGTGGAGTCGTCGAGGAAGATGTGCAGGCTGAGGAAGTCGGCCTCGGCCAGTACCTCGTCGAAGGTGCGGGCTTCGACTCCGGTTTCCGCCAGGAAGTCCTGGTCGGGAAAGGGATCGTGGGCGACGACCCGCATCCCGAGTGACAGCGCCAGCCGCGCGACGGTCTTCCCGATCGAACCCAGTCCGATCAGGCCCAGGATCGCGCCGTCCAGTTCCCGCCCGCTGCGCTGCTCCCAGCGGCCCGCCTGGACGCTCGCGATGTTCTGCGGGATCAGGCGGGCGCAGTTGAGCATGAGCGCCAGGACGTGCTCGGCGACCGAACGGCGGTTGGCGCCGGGGGTGTAGGTGACGGCCACACCACCGCGGGTCGCCGCGTCGAGGTCGATGTTGTCGTAGCCGACGCCGCAGCGGCCGAACACTTTCAGCCTGCTCGCGGCCTCGATGACGTCGGCGGTGAAGGCGTCGGTGCCCGCGACGATCCCGTCGGCGTCACGGACGAGGTCGGCCAGGGGAGTGCCGGTGGCCTCGCGCTGCGCGGGGGTGGTGAAGGCGGTGTCGAAACCCGCGTCGGAGAGCAGCTTGTCGACCTCGCCGCCGGGCTTCAGATACGAGGTCGTCACGAGTACGCGCATGGTCATCCGGTTCGTTTCTCCTGTTCGAAGCAGTCCGATGCAGATACTATAGGATTCTTGTCAATACTATAGCGAGGCAAGATCAAGGCATCCGGAGACGCGGGATATCGTGATGCGACTAAGGAGGGACACATGGCTTCCCCGCGGAGGTCCGGACGGCAGCCGCTCGCCGACCGGATGTACGAGGTGCTGCTGGGTCAGTTCACCGACGGCCGATGGTCCGCGGGCGAGCCGGTCAACATCGGTGCGCTGTCACGGGAACTCGACGTCAGCCAGACCCCGCTCCGGGAGGCGCTGGCACGGCTGGAGCACACCGGGCTCGTCCGCCGCGAGGCGCTCAAGGGCTATCGGGTCGCCCCGCTGCTCACCGAGTTCGAGCTGATCAAGCTGATGGACGCCCGTCTGGTCCTGGAGCCCGCCCTCGCCTACGAGGCCGCCCGCCGGACGACCCCGGAGTTCTTGGGGGAGGTCCTGGAGAGCGTCGACGACCTCGCGCGCGCGGCCACGTCGCCGGACACCGCGGCCTTCAGTGCGTACTGGACGATCGACGAGCGGTTCCATTTGCTCATCGCCGCGCAGGCGGACAATCCGTTCCTGGAGAAGGCTTACCGATCGCTCGGCGGCCAGGTGCAGCGTTTCCGGTTCTTCGCGAAGCTCGGCTCGGCCAGGGGAGCGCCGGGGCTGGCGGCGGAGGAGCATCGCGCGGTCTACGACGCTTTGGTGGCGGGGGAGGCGGACGAGGCCGCCACCCGGATGCGCCGGCACATCGAGAACGCGAAACAGCGCGTCCTGGAGGATCGACGGTCGGTCGAAGCGGCCGAAGTTCCGTCCGGCCGCTGACTCTTTTAAGTGTATAACGCCCTATACCCTGGGGTTGTTTTCAGAACGCTTAGAAGCATTCCTTGAAAGAATCGCACTGACCCTGAGGGCCTCCTCGCCGATTCGCGAGGAGGCCCTCAGGGAATCAGTCGACAGGCTTGCCGAACCAGCGGGACAGGTGCTCGTTCAAGTCCTGCTGGTGCTCGCCGACCCAGGCGATGTGCCCGTCCGGACGAAGCAGGACGGCCGGAACGTCCAACGCGGCGGTGGGATCCGCGATGAGATCGACCCGGTCCGACCAGCCGCCGACGGTCAGACGTTCGGTGCGGTCCAGGAGAAGGCCGCGGCCTTGACGGAGTTCGTCGTAGAGGCTGCCCTGTTTGAGGTCCAAATCGCGCAGGCGGCGGCCGAGCAGGTCGTGGCCGTCACCGAAGTCGTAGCGGATGCCGATCGCGGTGATCTTCTCGATCAGGAAGCGGTTCACCTCGTCGAAGTCCATCAATTCGGTGAGCAGCCTGCGTACGGCCCGCGGGCCCGGCTCGGTGGACGAGAGCTCCATCTGGGCGCGGGTGTTGTCCAGTACGTCTTCGGCGACCGGATGGCGTTCGGTCTGATAGGTGTCCAGCAAAGGTTCCGGCGCCCAGCCGCGGATCTGCGCGGCCAGTTTCCAGCCGAGGTTGAACGCGTCCTGAACGCCGAGGTTGAGGCCCTGACCGCCCGCGGGCGGATGGATGTGCGCCGCGTCGCCTGCCAACAGCACCCGCCCGACCCGGTATCGGTCGACCAGCCGGGTGGCGTCACCGAAGCGGGACATCCAGCGCGGGGAGTGCACGCCGAAATCGGTTCCGGCGATGGTGCGCAGCTCCCGTTTGAAATCCTCGAGGATGGGCGGTTCCGCGCGATCCTCACTGACCGCCGCGGCCGGGACGACGACGCGATAGACCCCTTCGCCGAAAGGACCGAGGCTGAAGACCTTGGTGGTCTCGCGGATCTCGGCCACCTTGGCGGCGATCTCCTCCTGCGGTACGCCGACGGCCATCTCGCCCATCAGCGTCTCGGTGCGCGAGGGCTCGCCGGGGAAGCCGACGCCGAGCAGCTTGCGCACCGTGCTGCGTGCGCCGTCGCAGCCGACGAGATAACGCGATCGCAGCCGCTCCCCGCCGGTCAGTTCGACGGTCACCCCGTCGTCGTCCTGGTCGAAACCGGTCACCGCGCGGCCGCGCCGGACCTGTGCGCCGAGTTCGATCGCGTGCTGTTCGAGCAGGTGATCGATGATCGGCTGCGGGATGCCCAGCAGGTAGGCGTGCGCGGAGTCGAGGCCCTTGGGCTCGGGTTTGTCGATGGCGGCGAAGAAGCCGGCGGCCGGGCGCCGTCTTCCGCGTTCGGCGATGCGCTCGAGCAGTCCGCGCATGGCCATCAGTTCGAGGCTGCGGATGTGCAGGCCGACGATGCGCACGAACGACGCGGGCTCGGTTTCCTTCTCCAGGACGAGTACCCGCACATCGTGCAGGCGCAGTTCGGCGGCGAGCATCGCGCCGGTCGGTCCGCATCCGGCGATGATCACGTCGAAGTCGGGGGTGAACTGCTGAGAGTGCATAGGTGGTGCCTTTCGGGAGTGCCTTGTGGTCGAGGCGCTCCCGGCGACACCTACGTCAATCGCCCGGCCGTGACTGAGAGGGGGAGCACCCACGTCGATACAGCGTTCATGGGTCTCACCTCCTGGGGCGGTGTCACGGTCGAGTGCAAGGTACAAGCCCAGGTTCGTCCCGTCGAGTTCTTTTTCCCGGCCGCGTGACCATGAACTCGACACTGCGATGAGAAAAATCGACGCTGTGTAGAATTTGGCGCACGAGAGTTGGTTCGAGTCCTCTGGAGGGGCGATGCGGAAGCAGAAATGGCTGATCACCGGGGTCGGCACGGGTCTTGGGCGCGCCTTCGCCCAAGCAGCCTTGGCCGCCGGGCACACCGTCGTGGGAACGGTTCGCTCGCAGGAGGATCTCCGGACCTTCGAAGAGCTCGAGCCGGGCAACGCGCGCGGCCGCGTCCTGGATGTGACCGATGACGCCGCCGTCTCGGCGGTTGTCGACGAGGTCGAGCAGAACGTCGGCCCGCTGGACGTCGTCGTCGCCAACGCCGGTTACGGCTTGGAGGGCACCTTCGAGGAAACCCCGCTGGCCGAGGTTCGGCGGCAGTTCGAGGTGAATGTGTTCGGGGCGGTGGCCACGCTGCGAGCGGCGTTGCCTCATCTGCGCGAGCGCCGCCGCGGGCACCTGATGGCCGTGACTTCCATGGGTGGGCTCATGGCGGTGCCCGGCATGTCCGCCTACTGCGGCAGCAAGTTCGCCCTGGAAGGGATTCTCGAGGCTCTGAGCAAGGAGGTCGCGCAGTTCGGGATCCACGTGACGGCGATCGAGCCGGGTTCGTTCCGCACCGACTGGGCGGGGCGGTCCATGTCCCGCGCCACCCGGACGATCGACGACTACGACGAGCTGTTCACCCCCATTCGTGAAGCGCGGCAGAAGGCCAGTGGCAACCAGCTGGGCAATCCGGCGAAGGCCGGGGAGGCCCTCGTGCACATCGCTTCGCTCGACAGGCCGCCGTCTCATCTTTTGCTTGGCTCGGACGCGTTGCGACTGGTCACCGCCGCGCGCTCGGCCGTGGACGAAGACATCCGGACGTGGGAGACGCTCTCTCGTACGACCGATTTCGCCGAAGGTGCACAGCTCTGATGTCCAGGCGCGTCACCGAGCGCAAGGGCGACGTCCGGGAGCGGGCGATTCTGGACACCTGCGAAGTCCTGCTGGCCCAGAAAGGCTACGACGCCATGACTGTCGCGGACATCGCCCAGGGGGCCGGGATCACCCGCGGAGCCCTGTACTTCTACTTCGGTTCCAAGCAGGAAGTGGTCACCGCGCTCGTGGCCCGGACCGTCGAGCATCTGTGGGAACGGTCCCGGGTCGCGGCGGAGGCCGACGAGCCGGTCCAGGCCATCGGGGCGGCCATGCGGCGCACGGTCGAGCTGTGGAACGAGCACGGCCTGGTCATGCGCACGGCGATCGACCTGTCGTTGACCGTACCGGAGATCGGCGAACTGTGGAGCCGGACGGCGGACTTGTTCAGCGCGGCGATCACCGCTGTTCTGGAACGGGCCGGTGTTCGGGCCGGCGCCGAACCGGAACAGGCGCCCGCGATGGCGCGTGCCTTGTGCTGGATGATCGAGCGGACCTTCTATCACGCCTCGCAAGAATCCCGTGAGAGCTTGCAGCGGGCATCTTCGACGTGTGAGCACATCTGGATGGTCAGTGCCGGTCTGACAGTTTGAGGAAGAAGTCCCGGATGTCCTCGGCCAGCAGGTCCGGGACTTCCATCGCGGCGAAGTGGCCGCCGCGCTCGAATTCCGACCAGTGTCTGATGTCGTAGAGCCGCTCGGCAAGTGGTCGGACCGACTGCGTGATGTCGTGCGGGAACACCGCGACGCCGAGCGGTACGCGGCAAGGCGCGTTCCCTCTCTGGGTGTCGTGGTGCAGTCGCGCGGACGAGGCCGCGGTGGCGGTCAGCCAGTACAGCGAGACGTCGGTGAGCATCCTGTCGTCGCTGACGGGGGAGCGCGGATCGGTCCAGTGCGCGAAGCGCTCGGCGATCCAGGCCAGCTGGCCGACGGGAGAGTCGGTCAGCGCGTAGCCGATGGTCTGCGGGGTGGTGGCCTGGAGGGCTTGGTACGGCGGGCGGTTCGCCATGAGGTGTTCGACCTTGGCGAGGCGGGCTTGGTCCACTTCGGACAGTTCGACGCCGGCGTCGGGGTCCGGCCGGGTCGGCAGGTAGTTGACGTGAACTCCGACGACGTGTTCCGGTGCCAGCGCGCCGAGTGTGGTCGAGATCCCCGAGCCGAAGTCGCCGCCCTGTGCGCCGTAGCGCTCGTAGCCGAGGCGGTGCATCAGTTCGGCCCAGGCGCGGGCGATCCGGACGAGGTCCCAGCCGCGTTCGTGGGTCGGTCCGGAGAACCCGTAGCCCGGGATGGAGGGGATCACCAGGTGGAAGTCGCGTGACAGCGGCTCGATCACGTCGAGGAACTCCAGGAAAGATCCGGGCCAGCCGTGGGTCAGGATCAGTGCGAGCGCGTCCGGGTTCGCGGACTGTACGTGGACGAAGTGGATGTTCTGGCCGTCGATCTCTGTGGTGAAGTGCGGGAGCTCGTTGAGTTCGGCTTCGTGGGCGCGCCAGTCGTAGCCGGTTCGCCAGTATTCGGCGAGTTCTCTGAGGCGTGCCAGCGGGAAGCCGTAGTCCCAGCCGGCGTCGGCGACCTCGTTGGGCCAGCGGGTGCGGGAGAGCCGGTCGGCGAGGTCGTCGAGATCGGCTTGGGGGATGTCGATACGGAAGGGCTTGATCATGGTCCCGACTCCTTGAACGTTGGGTCACCAAACGTTTGGTGACCCAACGATAGCTTAATCGTTCGGTCGCCCAACGATTCGTTAGACTCGTCACATGGAGAACTCCTCGGAAGACTCGCGCGCCGGTTGGCAGGCCCTGCCCAGCTGGCTGCTCACGCAGACCGCGAACCATGCGCATCGTCTGGTGACCGACGGGTTCTCCGCCGCCAACGCGCGGGGCTACCACTTCCGCGTCCTGGCGACGCTGGACGAGTTCGGGCCCGCCAGCCAGGCGACGCTGGGCCGCCGCAGCGGGATCCACGTCAGCGAGATGGTCGCGACGATCAACGAGCTCGCCGAGTGTGAGCTGGTCGAGCGTGCCCCGGACCCTGCCGACCGGCGGCGCAACGTCGTCTCGCTGACCACCGCGGGCAAACGGCAGCTGCGACGGCTGGAAAAGCAGCTGGCCGAGCGTCAGGACGAACTGCTGGCACCGCTGTCCCCCGACGAGCGGGAGCGGTTCACCGAGTTGCTGTCGAAGCTTTTGGACCATCACGACCGGCGAAGCGGCGAGGTCTGGACGGGTTAGCTGTCGGCCAGGTCTCGTGAGTGGCTTGGGTTGTTGTTCGTGGGTCCGGTCCGTGAAGGGCCCCTTGCCTACTCTGAGGGTAGGGAAGGAGTCCTTCACGGACCTCAAGCGGGCAAAGACACTCAAGAGAAGCCCTGGACCGACGAGAGAAAGGCTTGGCGAGCGTCGGAAGTGCTGTGCTGGGGCCAAAGCGCCTGTAGCGGGACGTACACCTCCGGCGCCAGCTCGATGACCCGGACCGCGCCCCCGGCGGCAGGGCCGGGGGACGCGGTCACGAAGGCGACGCCGTCGGTGTCGAGCACGGCCGTGACCGGCGGCGTTCCCTGAATGGGGTTGCGGCGGACGCGCGGCTCGAAACCCGCCTCCCGGCAGAGGTTGAGGAGCAGATCGGTGTAGCCGGATCGGCCCGGATGCCCCCAGACGGTGATCTCCTCTCCGTCCAGGTCGCTCAGCCGGAGGTCTTCGCGTCCGGCGAGGCGGTGGCCCGTGGCGACGGCGACGTTGAGCCGCTGCCGGAGCAGGGTGGTGCCGACCAGGCCGTGCGCGAGGGTCAGCGCCCGGCCGAGGCCGAGGTCGAGTTGCCCGCCGAGCAGTTGTGCGACGAGTTCGTCGGGGTAGCGCTGGTTGACGTCGATGATCAGGCCGGGGTCGGCCTGGTGTTTGTGCAGCAGGGCGGTGACCTCGTCGCCGGTGACGGCGGGGGTGTGGCCGACGCGGAGTCGTTCGGGTTCGCTCCGGCCGATGCGGCGGGCGCGCTGGACGGCGGAGTCGGCGATGCCGTGCAGGAGGCGGGCGTCGGCGATCAGTGCCTGTCCGGCGGGGAGGACGGTGACCCCGGTGGCGCTCCGCTCGAGCAGGGGGACGCCGACTTCCCGCTCGAGCGTGCGCACCGAGGTCGACAGCGCCTGCTGGCTCAGGTGCAGCCGGGTCGCCGCGCGGGTGAAGCTGCCTTCTTCGGCGACGGCGATGAGGTGGTTCAGCTTGTACAGGTCCAGGCCCACCCCGGGGTTCCCCTTCGTGTCGGTCTACGGCGTCGTGGTCAGCGTAGGG contains these protein-coding regions:
- a CDS encoding molybdate ABC transporter substrate-binding protein, producing the protein MITLFSALSVKKALDDVLLHAFEKKHAVEVDVTFDPTTLLVEKIRDGAKPDVVIAVSSAFAGLTPAGAITPDSRVVLAKSGIGIATAPELDSPDIGTVDTLRTALTSARSVAYSRSGASGIHFARLIQDLGVADEVNARATIVEKGFTALAVTDGRADLAVQQISELKFVPQARIVGPLPDGAQHYSELSIALGCAAPPEAADLLRFLSGPEAKVAYRDAGLVTDDSSRARG
- the otnC gene encoding 3-oxo-tetronate 4-phosphate decarboxylase, which translates into the protein MSGDRLHRERVIAAARSLYDRGLTHGRTGNISVRHGEQILVTPTGACLGTVRPGDLSVIDADGNHLAGPPPSKEAFFHAIVLRQRPSDNAVVHTHSTHSAAVSCLDGLDPDDAIPPLTAYFAMRVGRLPLLPYHPPGDPGVSEPIARAAVDHPALLLANHGPVVAGTNLDTALDALEELEHTAEIFLLLRGLSARPLTDRQRDALHFPPVRRDTP
- the otnK gene encoding 3-oxo-tetronate kinase, producing the protein MTGVLGAIADDFTGATDVAVAFRRGGLRTLLFFGVPPEAEVLPPHDAIVIALKSRAIPAADAVSSSMEALEWLRNRNAEQIYFKYCSTFDSTPRGNIGPVLDALSQATSSSRVLMTPSSPEHGRTQYQGHLFVGDTLLAESPLRDHPATPMTDSHLPRLLRAQTTTPVFLVTHDVVRRGETAVREAIDGHSGYVLVDALTEEDLRLLGRVAVNSPLVAGAAGLAAGLATARTSGTPLASGTHAPTGPAVVLSGSCSARTLEQIAVMLRLGRPAHRLDPVATPDPDALAAGALAWYDSLTDAVGPLVYSSSNPADLQRTQEKLGVARSAGILEEATGLIALGLAGRGVRRLVAAGGETSGAIVTALGVRGGVIGSEAASGVPWIHPVGDRHPALLLKSGNFGEPDLLATASAS
- a CDS encoding TIM barrel protein — its product is MILHNGLRLDANLKWLFTEIPFEQRFDAAAAAGFTAVEYASPYPFPAAALVRRLADAGLTQILVNSPTGEPGSPERLGYACLPGRAAEFRTGVELGLEYAVALGSSFLHLPAGIRPADISRDRAFAQYVANIAWAADQARGSGVRLLLEAQNKQDAPGFVLDDQAHAAAVVDAVDEDHVSLLFDVYHASIDEKDVVAALREFLPRTAHVQIADSPGRAEPGTGGIPWTDVFDTLTSGGYQGWIGCEYQPATSTETGLDWIKEQIR
- a CDS encoding phosphoglycerate dehydrogenase, with the translated sequence MTMRVLVTTSYLKPGGEVDKLLSDAGFDTAFTTPAQREATGTPLADLVRDADGIVAGTDAFTADVIEAASRLKVFGRCGVGYDNIDLDAATRGGVAVTYTPGANRRSVAEHVLALMLNCARLIPQNIASVQAGRWEQRSGRELDGAILGLIGLGSIGKTVARLALSLGMRVVAHDPFPDQDFLAETGVEARTFDEVLAEADFLSLHIFLDDSTRHLIDASALRKIKPGAFLINTARGEVVDEEALADALENGVLAGAALDVLTEEPLPLDSRLRGLDNVVVTAHIGAATEQARSRSSLMAAQQVIDALQGRTPGNLANPGYRR
- a CDS encoding GntR family transcriptional regulator, with the protein product MASPRRSGRQPLADRMYEVLLGQFTDGRWSAGEPVNIGALSRELDVSQTPLREALARLEHTGLVRREALKGYRVAPLLTEFELIKLMDARLVLEPALAYEAARRTTPEFLGEVLESVDDLARAATSPDTAAFSAYWTIDERFHLLIAAQADNPFLEKAYRSLGGQVQRFRFFAKLGSARGAPGLAAEEHRAVYDALVAGEADEAATRMRRHIENAKQRVLEDRRSVEAAEVPSGR
- the rox gene encoding rifampin monooxygenase; translation: MHSQQFTPDFDVIIAGCGPTGAMLAAELRLHDVRVLVLEKETEPASFVRIVGLHIRSLELMAMRGLLERIAERGRRRPAAGFFAAIDKPEPKGLDSAHAYLLGIPQPIIDHLLEQHAIELGAQVRRGRAVTGFDQDDDGVTVELTGGERLRSRYLVGCDGARSTVRKLLGVGFPGEPSRTETLMGEMAVGVPQEEIAAKVAEIRETTKVFSLGPFGEGVYRVVVPAAAVSEDRAEPPILEDFKRELRTIAGTDFGVHSPRWMSRFGDATRLVDRYRVGRVLLAGDAAHIHPPAGGQGLNLGVQDAFNLGWKLAAQIRGWAPEPLLDTYQTERHPVAEDVLDNTRAQMELSSTEPGPRAVRRLLTELMDFDEVNRFLIEKITAIGIRYDFGDGHDLLGRRLRDLDLKQGSLYDELRQGRGLLLDRTERLTVGGWSDRVDLIADPTAALDVPAVLLRPDGHIAWVGEHQQDLNEHLSRWFGKPVD
- a CDS encoding oxidoreductase, with protein sequence MRKQKWLITGVGTGLGRAFAQAALAAGHTVVGTVRSQEDLRTFEELEPGNARGRVLDVTDDAAVSAVVDEVEQNVGPLDVVVANAGYGLEGTFEETPLAEVRRQFEVNVFGAVATLRAALPHLRERRRGHLMAVTSMGGLMAVPGMSAYCGSKFALEGILEALSKEVAQFGIHVTAIEPGSFRTDWAGRSMSRATRTIDDYDELFTPIREARQKASGNQLGNPAKAGEALVHIASLDRPPSHLLLGSDALRLVTAARSAVDEDIRTWETLSRTTDFAEGAQL
- a CDS encoding TetR/AcrR family transcriptional regulator, which codes for MSRRVTERKGDVRERAILDTCEVLLAQKGYDAMTVADIAQGAGITRGALYFYFGSKQEVVTALVARTVEHLWERSRVAAEADEPVQAIGAAMRRTVELWNEHGLVMRTAIDLSLTVPEIGELWSRTADLFSAAITAVLERAGVRAGAEPEQAPAMARALCWMIERTFYHASQESRESLQRASSTCEHIWMVSAGLTV
- a CDS encoding epoxide hydrolase family protein encodes the protein MIKPFRIDIPQADLDDLADRLSRTRWPNEVADAGWDYGFPLARLRELAEYWRTGYDWRAHEAELNELPHFTTEIDGQNIHFVHVQSANPDALALILTHGWPGSFLEFLDVIEPLSRDFHLVIPSIPGYGFSGPTHERGWDLVRIARAWAELMHRLGYERYGAQGGDFGSGISTTLGALAPEHVVGVHVNYLPTRPDPDAGVELSEVDQARLAKVEHLMANRPPYQALQATTPQTIGYALTDSPVGQLAWIAERFAHWTDPRSPVSDDRMLTDVSLYWLTATAASSARLHHDTQRGNAPCRVPLGVAVFPHDITQSVRPLAERLYDIRHWSEFERGGHFAAMEVPDLLAEDIRDFFLKLSDRH